From a region of the Geothrix sp. 21YS21S-2 genome:
- a CDS encoding bacteriohemerythrin gives MDELVWSEDLNTGIDQIDQEHKGLFAIYAELHAGIRSGASPAQLYAILFKLTTHAEAHFKAEEIQMLAVAFPGFRPHQEKHVQLLTEVGLLTLQFGDPALEAPRRLLEILRPWLLDHLLNDDLAFADWVRASRQAGC, from the coding sequence TGAACACGGGGATCGACCAGATCGACCAGGAACACAAGGGCCTCTTCGCCATCTACGCCGAACTCCACGCGGGGATCCGCTCGGGGGCCTCCCCGGCCCAGCTTTACGCCATCCTCTTCAAACTCACGACCCACGCCGAGGCGCACTTCAAGGCCGAGGAGATCCAGATGCTGGCCGTGGCCTTCCCCGGCTTCAGGCCGCACCAGGAAAAGCATGTCCAGCTGCTGACCGAGGTGGGCCTCCTGACGCTGCAGTTCGGCGACCCGGCCCTGGAAGCCCCGCGCAGGCTCCTGGAGATCCTGCGCCCCTGGCTCCTGGACCACCTTCTCAACGACGACCTCGCCTTCGCGGACTGGGTCAGGGCTTCCCGCCAGGCAGGGTGTTGA